One part of the Tenacibaculum sp. 190130A14a genome encodes these proteins:
- a CDS encoding tyrosine-type recombinase/integrase, translating to MSKLQNPKNLIPFIDYVPAELRENQTWEIVYYAIDPSEINVSKQLKRKRIRVKPMKNKTERRKYAKRIVQKLNEKLPKGWTPFINEKNVKSFAKLFDTLDIFLNKYNQQLKKGVVRKDTIRAYKSYINNFKQYLISINKEHLFINSFNEDLCRDFLDEIFYERENSAATHNNYLRFIGVFNRWLIKKRYLSVDFTIHIKKIKESEKKRTIIPKEVRDIIFKHIYDYDKGYYHLCKVAFYCLIRRTEMTKLKVNDVILKNGIINIPSYVSKNGKTQMVTIPGELMHSFAKHLKNAKNSDFLFSENFKPGPNQLDPKRISDTWARIRKKLKFSNTYQWYSLKDTGITNYLQLGIPTIDVKNQARHHSITQTEAYIPKTILKAVGNIQYASLNF from the coding sequence ATGTCAAAACTTCAAAACCCAAAAAATCTAATTCCTTTTATTGATTACGTTCCAGCAGAACTAAGAGAAAACCAAACTTGGGAAATCGTTTATTATGCTATTGATCCTTCAGAGATTAACGTATCAAAACAACTTAAGAGAAAGAGAATTCGGGTTAAACCGATGAAAAACAAAACAGAAAGAAGGAAGTACGCAAAAAGAATAGTTCAAAAGCTTAATGAAAAGCTTCCTAAAGGATGGACTCCTTTTATTAATGAGAAAAATGTAAAGTCATTTGCCAAACTATTTGACACCTTAGATATCTTTTTGAATAAATACAACCAACAATTAAAAAAAGGAGTTGTAAGAAAAGATACCATTAGAGCCTACAAAAGCTACATTAATAATTTTAAACAATATCTAATTTCCATTAATAAAGAACATTTGTTCATTAATAGTTTTAATGAAGATTTATGTAGAGACTTTTTAGACGAAATCTTTTATGAAAGAGAGAATTCTGCTGCTACTCATAATAACTACCTCCGTTTTATTGGAGTTTTTAATAGATGGTTAATAAAAAAAAGATATCTCTCGGTTGATTTTACAATCCATATAAAGAAAATTAAGGAATCTGAAAAAAAGAGAACAATAATTCCAAAAGAAGTAAGAGACATTATATTCAAACATATATATGATTACGACAAAGGATATTATCACCTGTGTAAAGTAGCTTTCTACTGTTTAATAAGAAGAACAGAAATGACAAAGCTTAAAGTAAACGATGTGATATTAAAAAATGGAATAATTAATATTCCTTCTTATGTTTCCAAAAACGGAAAAACTCAAATGGTTACCATTCCTGGAGAATTAATGCACTCTTTTGCTAAACATCTCAAAAATGCCAAAAATTCAGATTTCCTTTTCTCAGAAAATTTTAAACCTGGTCCTAATCAACTTGATCCCAAAAGAATTTCTGATACATGGGCTAGAATAAGAAAAAAACTTAAATTCAGTAACACCTATCAGTGGTACTCATTAAAAGATACTGGTATTACAAACTATTTGCAATTAGGAATACCAACAATTGATGTAAAGAATCAAGCTAGGCACCATTCAATTACTCAAACAGAAGCTTATATTCCTAAAACTATATTAAAAGCTGTAGGTAATATTCAATATGCCAGCTTAAATTTTTAA
- a CDS encoding histidine kinase, with protein sequence MIAFKKILTVLFILCTATIAAQNSLVHYTSTNDLPSNSIKDITQDSIGYLWFATHKGLAQFDGKTFTSLKKENGLISNKIQKVYAKNQKLYIGTDKGLSIKKGNQFINFECKSIHAIIAHNNEVFVGTSLGIYTLKEDYLGRLKIHDSLDLSEINDIQFDGTYFWVATNKALWKVDNLNAPKLVDKITNNTTSQLIIKDRKVVAATHTNGVVLFDNKVIQLTDTPKYISSIAYTQSNIWISTFNDGIEKLNTDFSFSNKLNKYNGSIPTNKINKLFVDTHQNVWIATDNKGVFKYRNPGTYNTQNPIIAFEDIQVVYKSIDSININNYTKEFQLPPNKNHLSFTFKTVDIEKPKHVQYRYKLNDQTSPWGLKNSVNFANLSSGKYTFLVESKINNKVSNPISFQFFIDKPIYEKIWFQWIASSIIFLLIGFFIYKRIRKIKAKDRAKIEKLQLENHLLSLEQKALQLQMNPHFIFNVLNGIKALGNAGKTLELNNTISKFSSLLRAILQNSRLEEISLQDEVNTLQNYVELEQQLNNDSFSFSIEQNLNIDIEEILVPPMLMQPFIENSIKHGLKNRAQGHITLEFSVFNQFLYCTIIDNGVGYYESQKTKGHKKHHSLAIKVTKERIENLSGSHSFTISELKEKNTVKGTKVWFKIPLKTDF encoded by the coding sequence ATGATTGCTTTTAAAAAGATTTTAACGGTACTTTTTATTCTATGTACAGCAACAATAGCTGCACAAAATTCTCTTGTTCATTATACCTCTACCAATGATTTACCTAGTAATAGTATAAAAGACATCACACAAGACTCCATTGGCTACCTATGGTTTGCAACCCATAAAGGACTTGCCCAGTTTGATGGGAAAACATTTACCTCATTAAAAAAAGAGAACGGCTTAATTTCCAATAAGATTCAGAAAGTATATGCAAAAAATCAAAAACTTTACATTGGTACAGACAAAGGACTTTCTATAAAAAAAGGGAATCAATTTATCAATTTTGAATGTAAAAGCATTCATGCTATTATAGCCCACAATAATGAAGTCTTTGTAGGAACTTCTTTAGGAATATACACATTAAAGGAAGATTATTTAGGTCGATTGAAAATACATGATAGCTTAGACTTATCTGAGATAAATGACATTCAATTTGATGGTACCTATTTTTGGGTGGCTACTAATAAAGCCTTATGGAAAGTTGACAATTTAAATGCTCCAAAACTAGTAGATAAAATTACCAACAATACTACATCACAATTAATAATTAAAGATCGTAAAGTAGTTGCAGCTACCCACACCAATGGAGTGGTACTTTTTGATAATAAAGTTATTCAACTAACTGATACTCCAAAATACATCAGCTCTATCGCATATACCCAATCGAATATTTGGATTAGTACTTTTAACGACGGTATAGAAAAACTAAATACTGACTTTAGTTTTAGCAACAAGTTAAATAAGTACAATGGTTCAATTCCAACCAACAAAATCAACAAACTTTTTGTAGATACTCATCAAAATGTATGGATTGCTACTGATAATAAAGGAGTTTTTAAATATCGGAACCCTGGAACTTACAATACCCAAAACCCTATTATTGCCTTTGAAGACATTCAAGTTGTGTATAAATCAATTGATAGTATAAATATTAATAATTACACCAAAGAATTTCAATTGCCCCCCAATAAGAATCACTTATCATTTACTTTTAAAACAGTAGATATTGAAAAACCAAAGCATGTACAATATCGATATAAATTAAATGACCAAACAAGTCCATGGGGTTTAAAAAACTCTGTAAATTTTGCAAATCTATCTTCAGGAAAGTATACTTTTCTTGTTGAATCGAAAATAAATAACAAGGTTAGTAACCCTATTTCTTTTCAGTTTTTTATTGATAAACCCATTTATGAAAAGATTTGGTTTCAATGGATTGCTTCCAGCATAATCTTTCTTTTAATAGGTTTCTTTATTTATAAACGAATAAGAAAAATAAAAGCTAAAGACAGAGCCAAAATTGAAAAACTACAATTAGAAAATCATTTACTTTCTCTCGAACAGAAAGCTTTACAATTACAAATGAATCCTCATTTCATTTTTAATGTATTGAATGGAATAAAAGCACTTGGAAATGCAGGTAAAACATTAGAATTGAATAATACCATTAGTAAATTTTCAAGTTTATTACGTGCTATTCTTCAAAACTCAAGACTGGAAGAAATAAGTTTACAGGATGAAGTAAACACACTACAAAACTATGTTGAGCTAGAACAGCAATTAAACAATGATTCATTCAGTTTTTCTATAGAGCAAAACCTAAACATTGACATTGAAGAAATTTTAGTTCCTCCAATGTTAATGCAACCTTTTATTGAGAATAGTATTAAACATGGACTGAAAAACCGTGCACAAGGACATATTACTTTGGAATTCTCTGTATTTAATCAATTTCTCTATTGTACAATTATTGATAATGGTGTTGGCTACTATGAATCTCAAAAAACTAAGGGACATAAAAAACACCATTCTCTTGCAATTAAAGTAACTAAAGAACGTATAGAAAATTTATCTGGATCACACAGTTTTACCATTAGCGAACTAAAAGAGAAAAACACCGTAAAAGGCACCAAGGTTTGGTTTAAAATACCCTTAAAAACAGATTTCTAA
- a CDS encoding ankyrin repeat domain-containing protein, whose amino-acid sequence MNFLKTFLLMSLLTVSSSIISQNSNIFLQRDFWKTNPTIEIVEQKIKEGNSATQLNRWGFDAITYALLENADQKVIKHLLTKEGNDVNKLTHDGRTYIFWAAYKNNMQIVKHLLANKAKTDVIDDKGYSLLNFAAVAGVENPKLYDLLIDNGANVLTEKTPKGANPLLLIIPNLKDFVMVEYFINKGLHINDTDNHGNGVFNYVAQKDNRIMLELLIKKGVPYKNINKNGGNAMLFATKGSRRGYNSLEYFKYLEGLGISPNITNKEGKTPLHNLSYGNKDIATLQYFIDKGVNVNQPDSKGNSPLLNASGRNSIDVIKLIANKTKNINHINKDGKSALTFALRNTPEVVTFLVNKGADVTVKDNKGNHLGYYLFKTYNPKNEETFKKKLNILSNKGLKVETPQKDGSTLFHLAVEKQSIPMLNFVKNYKIDINAKNNKGLTALQQAVMTGKNNKVIKYLIAQGANTNIKTDFDESLYDLAKENEALKNTDISFLK is encoded by the coding sequence ATGAATTTCTTAAAAACATTTTTATTGATGAGCTTACTTACTGTAAGCTCATCAATTATTTCTCAAAATTCTAATATTTTCTTACAAAGAGATTTTTGGAAAACTAACCCTACCATAGAAATAGTAGAACAAAAAATTAAAGAAGGTAATAGTGCTACTCAGTTAAATAGATGGGGTTTTGATGCCATTACTTATGCTTTACTGGAAAATGCAGATCAAAAAGTTATTAAACATCTACTAACCAAAGAAGGCAATGATGTTAATAAGCTTACTCATGATGGTAGGACCTATATTTTTTGGGCAGCCTACAAAAACAATATGCAGATTGTTAAACATTTACTAGCTAACAAGGCTAAAACAGATGTTATTGATGACAAAGGATATTCTTTATTAAACTTTGCAGCTGTTGCTGGAGTAGAAAACCCAAAACTATACGATTTGCTTATTGATAACGGAGCAAATGTTTTGACAGAAAAAACTCCAAAAGGAGCCAATCCATTATTATTGATAATTCCAAATCTGAAAGACTTCGTAATGGTAGAGTATTTTATAAACAAAGGTCTTCATATAAATGACACTGATAACCATGGTAATGGAGTATTTAATTACGTAGCTCAAAAAGACAATAGAATAATGTTAGAGTTATTGATTAAAAAAGGAGTTCCATATAAAAACATTAATAAAAATGGTGGCAATGCCATGCTTTTTGCTACTAAAGGCTCTCGAAGAGGTTATAACTCTTTAGAGTATTTTAAATATTTAGAAGGATTAGGTATTTCACCTAACATTACTAACAAAGAAGGTAAAACCCCTTTACACAACCTATCGTATGGAAACAAAGATATTGCAACACTACAATACTTCATTGATAAAGGTGTAAATGTAAATCAACCAGATAGTAAAGGAAATTCACCTCTTTTAAATGCTTCTGGAAGAAATTCTATTGATGTTATTAAGCTGATTGCTAATAAAACTAAAAATATAAACCATATCAATAAAGATGGTAAGTCTGCTTTAACATTCGCTCTTAGAAATACTCCAGAAGTTGTAACCTTTTTAGTTAATAAAGGTGCTGATGTTACAGTTAAAGACAATAAAGGTAATCATTTAGGATATTATTTGTTTAAAACATACAATCCTAAAAACGAAGAAACTTTCAAGAAAAAACTTAATATTTTATCGAATAAAGGTTTAAAAGTAGAGACTCCGCAAAAAGACGGAAGTACTTTATTTCATTTAGCTGTAGAAAAACAGAGTATTCCAATGCTTAACTTTGTGAAGAATTATAAAATTGATATCAATGCTAAAAACAATAAAGGGTTAACGGCATTACAACAAGCTGTAATGACAGGAAAAAACAATAAGGTTATTAAGTATTTAATTGCTCAAGGTGCTAATACGAATATTAAAACAGACTTTGATGAAAGTTTATATGATTTAGCAAAGGAAAATGAAGCATTAAAAAATACCGATATTAGCTTTTTAAAGTAA
- a CDS encoding START-like domain-containing protein, translated as MSKVKFELEFPIHASPSMLYQYFGTPAGLEEWFADRVNSRGKMITFIWDDSEEEAKIVANKADERIKYKWTESEGDESYFEFRIQVDALTKDVSLIVTDFADDEDEVEEAKMLWENQIEELKHTIGA; from the coding sequence ATGAGTAAAGTAAAATTCGAATTAGAGTTTCCAATACATGCTTCTCCAAGTATGTTATATCAATACTTCGGAACTCCTGCTGGATTAGAGGAATGGTTTGCCGATAGAGTAAATTCAAGAGGTAAAATGATTACTTTTATTTGGGATGATTCAGAAGAAGAAGCAAAGATTGTAGCCAACAAAGCAGATGAGCGTATCAAATATAAATGGACCGAGAGTGAAGGAGATGAAAGTTACTTTGAATTTAGAATACAAGTAGATGCTTTAACGAAAGATGTTTCTTTAATTGTTACTGACTTTGCAGATGATGAAGATGAAGTAGAAGAGGCTAAAATGTTATGGGAAAATCAAATAGAAGAACTAAAACACACTATTGGTGCATAA
- a CDS encoding YqgE/AlgH family protein, whose product MVALKPQKGRLLIAEPSILNDSSFKRTIIYLTEHSKNSSVGFIMNRPTNYVLSDLIPEIDCNFKVYNGGPVEQDNLYFIHSAPEKLPNSIEVSDGIYWGGNFTLLQDLLNEHKIDANEIRFFLGYSGWESNQLEKELNTASWFVSKNDYENIFSIENESLWKNKLLQRGGKYKIWANAPSDVQLN is encoded by the coding sequence ATGGTTGCATTAAAACCTCAAAAAGGTCGTTTACTAATTGCTGAGCCGTCAATTCTTAATGACAGTTCTTTTAAGCGTACTATTATATATTTGACTGAACATTCTAAAAATAGTTCTGTTGGCTTTATTATGAATAGACCTACCAACTATGTTTTAAGTGATTTGATTCCTGAAATAGACTGTAATTTTAAAGTTTATAATGGTGGTCCTGTAGAGCAGGATAATTTGTATTTTATTCATAGTGCTCCTGAGAAATTACCAAATAGCATAGAAGTATCAGATGGTATTTATTGGGGAGGTAATTTTACCTTACTTCAAGATTTACTAAATGAGCATAAAATTGACGCTAATGAGATCAGATTCTTTTTAGGGTATTCTGGATGGGAAAGTAATCAATTAGAAAAAGAATTGAACACGGCTTCTTGGTTTGTTTCTAAAAACGATTATGAAAATATATTTTCCATTGAAAATGAATCTTTGTGGAAAAACAAACTGTTACAAAGGGGTGGTAAATATAAAATATGGGCAAATGCCCCGAGTGATGTTCAGCTTAACTAA
- a CDS encoding PepSY domain-containing protein, whose product MTISIWRYSHLTLAISSFIFILIASLTGIILAFEPISNQLQPYAINTSNITLSETLTSLQKEYEEVVMLEVDENNYVTTSVITKDGKNETFYVNPKTGKKIQNTASRAPIYKFATNLHRSLFLKSTGRILVGFFSFLLFLITVTGTLLLIKRQGGIIQFFTKVVKEDFKQFYHVILGRFFLIPIVIITLTGVYLSLEKFSVLPKTKINHQYGSNTESYVKKPIQDFNLFQKTKLSELHSLEFPFSEDEEDYFFLKLKTKEILVHQYSGAIISNQQLSWYKIISNWSLILHTGRGTIVWSLVLLTSCFVILFFIYSGFAITLKRRKKSKLPKNKYHKKDAEFIILVGSESGSTFSFAEALYDAFIKKNKTVFIDVLNNYTTYKKAKHLILLTSTYGEGEAPSNGTNFLKLIDTIQQENSLLFSVVGFGSKAYRKFCHFAIEIDNKLRENNNFSRALPLKKIHNQSFTDFKSWVIEFTNTHSFSLEVQQKLGKRKKQQNFKVIHKTPLNIDDSFLLRLQPTKKLNFSSGDLLAITPKEDNIKRLYSIGKIENDILLSIKKHELGICSNLLFKLEEQESIKAVIEKNKDFHFPKKSKELILIANGTGIAPFLGMLNTTTKTHLFWGGRTKESLKLYDAYLQNNNIHVAYSQKNNKEYVQDLVANQKDLVSSVLQNDGTIMICGSIAMMKSVLIVLNQITLEKLNTRLTTFHKRNQIKTDCY is encoded by the coding sequence ATGACAATTTCAATATGGAGATATAGCCATCTTACGCTGGCTATATCTTCTTTTATTTTTATACTTATTGCCTCTTTAACAGGAATCATCTTAGCGTTTGAACCAATTTCAAACCAGTTGCAACCCTACGCTATAAATACAAGTAACATCACTTTATCAGAAACCTTAACTTCTTTGCAAAAAGAATATGAGGAAGTAGTTATGTTAGAAGTAGATGAGAACAACTATGTCACAACATCTGTAATTACTAAAGATGGTAAAAATGAAACATTTTATGTTAACCCTAAAACAGGTAAAAAAATTCAAAACACTGCTTCAAGAGCTCCTATTTACAAATTTGCAACTAATCTGCATCGCTCTTTATTCTTGAAGTCTACGGGTAGAATTTTAGTCGGTTTTTTCTCTTTTTTACTCTTTCTTATAACAGTTACCGGTACTTTATTACTCATAAAAAGGCAAGGTGGAATTATTCAATTCTTTACAAAAGTAGTAAAGGAGGATTTTAAACAATTTTATCACGTTATTTTAGGGCGTTTCTTCTTAATTCCTATTGTTATAATTACACTTACTGGAGTATATTTATCATTAGAAAAATTTTCTGTATTACCTAAAACAAAAATCAATCATCAATACGGTTCCAATACAGAAAGTTATGTAAAGAAACCTATTCAGGATTTTAATCTTTTTCAAAAAACCAAACTTAGTGAACTCCATAGTTTAGAGTTTCCATTTTCTGAAGATGAAGAAGATTATTTTTTTCTTAAACTAAAAACTAAAGAAATACTAGTACATCAATATTCGGGAGCTATTATCAGTAACCAACAACTTTCATGGTATAAAATCATTTCTAATTGGAGTTTGATATTACATACTGGTCGAGGTACCATAGTATGGTCTTTAGTACTTTTAACATCATGCTTTGTAATTTTATTCTTTATCTACTCTGGTTTTGCAATAACACTTAAAAGACGTAAAAAAAGTAAACTCCCAAAAAATAAGTATCACAAAAAGGACGCTGAATTTATTATTCTTGTGGGTTCTGAATCAGGCAGTACCTTTAGTTTTGCTGAAGCATTGTACGATGCATTTATCAAAAAAAATAAAACTGTATTTATAGATGTATTAAACAACTATACTACCTACAAAAAAGCAAAACATTTAATTCTGTTAACCTCAACCTATGGTGAAGGTGAAGCTCCTAGTAACGGCACTAATTTTTTGAAATTAATTGATACAATTCAACAAGAAAATTCTTTGTTGTTCTCTGTGGTTGGTTTTGGGTCAAAAGCCTATAGAAAATTTTGCCATTTTGCCATTGAAATTGATAATAAATTAAGAGAAAACAATAACTTCTCCAGAGCACTTCCTTTGAAAAAAATTCACAATCAAAGCTTTACAGATTTTAAGTCTTGGGTTATAGAGTTTACTAATACACATTCCTTTTCTTTAGAAGTACAACAAAAATTAGGTAAACGAAAAAAGCAGCAAAACTTCAAAGTGATTCATAAAACACCTTTAAACATAGATGATTCCTTTTTGCTAAGATTACAGCCAACTAAAAAGTTGAACTTCTCTTCAGGAGATCTGCTCGCTATTACGCCTAAAGAAGACAACATAAAACGTTTGTATTCGATTGGAAAAATAGAAAATGATATTTTACTAAGCATAAAAAAACATGAATTAGGAATCTGCTCTAACCTTCTTTTTAAATTAGAGGAACAAGAAAGCATAAAGGCAGTAATTGAAAAAAACAAAGATTTTCATTTCCCTAAAAAATCAAAAGAGCTTATTTTAATTGCTAACGGAACAGGGATTGCTCCGTTTTTAGGAATGTTAAATACCACTACAAAAACACATCTTTTTTGGGGCGGAAGAACAAAAGAGTCACTAAAACTATACGATGCTTATTTACAAAACAATAACATCCATGTTGCCTATTCTCAAAAAAACAACAAAGAATATGTTCAAGATCTTGTCGCCAATCAAAAAGACCTAGTTTCTTCAGTGCTACAAAATGATGGCACAATTATGATTTGTGGATCTATTGCAATGATGAAAAGTGTTTTAATAGTTTTAAATCAAATTACTTTAGAAAAATTAAATACGCGATTGACTACTTTTCATAAAAGAAATCAAATAAAAACAGACTGTTACTGA
- a CDS encoding aminotransferase class IV — MVNFNGSIISENELQFSHENRAFKYGDAIFETVKIVNNKVVFWEDHYFRLMASMRMLRMKIPMEFTLEYLESQILKVLETKEGSTFRARLTVFRKDGGLYTPKTNEVDFLIDVKAIEVSVKESYRVDLFKDFYNYSGLMSTVKTTNRMLNTIAAVFAEENDLDNCILLNERKGVVEVTNGNIFIVKGTTIKTPALTEGCIKGVARKKVIEILEKHPEYTIEQTVISPFEVQKADEVFITNVISGVQIVTNYRKKEFATEIGQKIGKSLQVKMITG; from the coding sequence ATGGTAAATTTTAATGGAAGCATAATTTCAGAGAACGAATTGCAATTTTCGCATGAGAATAGAGCCTTTAAATATGGTGATGCTATTTTTGAAACAGTAAAGATTGTAAATAATAAAGTAGTTTTTTGGGAAGATCATTATTTTCGATTGATGGCATCAATGCGTATGCTGAGAATGAAGATTCCTATGGAATTTACTTTAGAGTACTTAGAAAGTCAAATTTTAAAGGTACTTGAGACGAAAGAAGGAAGTACTTTTAGAGCGCGATTAACAGTTTTTAGAAAAGATGGAGGGTTGTATACTCCAAAAACAAATGAAGTAGACTTTTTAATTGATGTTAAAGCGATAGAGGTATCTGTTAAAGAATCTTATAGAGTTGACTTATTCAAAGACTTTTATAATTATAGTGGTTTAATGTCAACTGTAAAAACAACCAACAGAATGCTGAATACCATTGCAGCAGTTTTTGCGGAAGAAAATGACTTGGATAATTGTATTTTGTTAAATGAGCGCAAAGGAGTTGTTGAAGTTACCAATGGAAACATATTTATTGTAAAAGGTACTACGATAAAAACACCAGCGTTAACAGAAGGATGTATTAAAGGAGTTGCACGAAAGAAGGTTATTGAGATTTTAGAGAAGCATCCAGAATATACAATAGAACAAACGGTAATATCTCCTTTCGAGGTTCAAAAAGCAGATGAAGTTTTTATAACAAATGTTATTTCAGGTGTACAGATTGTAACGAATTATAGAAAGAAAGAATTTGCTACAGAAATAGGTCAGAAAATTGGTAAAAGCCTACAGGTAAAAATGATTACAGGTTAG
- a CDS encoding metallophosphoesterase produces the protein MKRRKFIKRSFLGTLGLGILTGLYAWKIEPFWLEYVQLKMPIKNLPDNLIGKKLMQISDIHVGNRFNYQYIIDAFTEAQKHKPDFVVYTGDYVSYEDETQLTQLQEVLQHSVKGTLGTLGILGNHDYGKNWAEQNVASGITNLLKKSGITVLSNEQYEINGLNFIGFDDYWGLNFNPRKAMQNYSPNSASIVLCHNPDVCDLDVWNNYKGWILSGHTHGGQCKAPFLPPFMIPVKNKKYTSGKIALENDRTLYINRALGHLWQVRFNVRPEITIFELTKA, from the coding sequence ATGAAAAGAAGAAAATTTATAAAAAGATCATTTTTGGGAACTTTAGGCCTCGGAATACTAACGGGATTGTATGCGTGGAAAATAGAACCTTTTTGGTTAGAATATGTACAACTTAAAATGCCTATAAAAAATCTCCCCGATAATCTTATTGGTAAAAAACTAATGCAAATAAGTGATATTCATGTTGGAAATAGGTTTAACTATCAATACATTATTGATGCTTTTACAGAAGCTCAAAAACACAAACCAGATTTTGTTGTATACACTGGCGATTATGTTTCTTATGAAGATGAAACTCAATTAACACAACTTCAAGAAGTTTTACAACATAGCGTAAAAGGCACATTAGGAACTTTGGGTATTTTGGGAAATCATGACTATGGTAAAAATTGGGCGGAACAAAATGTAGCCTCTGGAATAACCAACTTATTAAAAAAGTCAGGAATTACCGTTTTAAGTAATGAGCAATATGAAATAAATGGTTTAAATTTTATTGGATTTGATGATTACTGGGGATTAAATTTCAATCCTCGAAAAGCAATGCAAAACTACAGTCCTAATAGTGCTAGTATTGTTTTATGCCATAACCCAGACGTATGCGATTTAGATGTGTGGAATAACTACAAAGGTTGGATTTTATCTGGACACACCCATGGAGGACAATGCAAAGCTCCTTTTCTCCCTCCTTTTATGATACCTGTAAAGAACAAAAAGTATACTTCAGGTAAAATAGCATTAGAAAATGACAGAACTTTGTATATTAACAGAGCATTAGGACATTTATGGCAAGTACGATTTAACGTAAGGCCTGAGATAACAATTTTTGAATTAACCAAAGCATAA
- a CDS encoding LytTR family DNA-binding domain-containing protein has product MNKLTAILVDDMSAALDMLQQDITNNHQDIEIIGTAKSVVEASKLLRKQQPDILFLDIMLGDGTGFDVLEIHPDLSSKIIFVTASDEYAIKAFKFAAIDYVLKPYSNDDLSNAIEKAKSQIQPDKEQLSVLQQSISQPNTRPKKISLHTSDKIVVVELDLIVRCKADNNYTEFYMSNGQKILVGKTLKYFADMLKDYQFLRVHQSHLVNLHYVKEYIKSDGGYLLLNNKVTVPVSVRKRNEVTEALKLL; this is encoded by the coding sequence ATGAATAAACTCACTGCAATTTTAGTAGATGATATGAGTGCAGCTCTAGATATGTTGCAACAAGATATTACAAACAATCATCAAGACATTGAAATTATTGGTACTGCCAAAAGTGTTGTAGAAGCATCGAAATTATTACGTAAGCAACAACCAGATATTTTGTTTCTAGATATTATGCTTGGTGATGGTACTGGTTTTGATGTTTTAGAAATCCATCCAGACTTATCTTCTAAGATTATTTTTGTAACGGCTAGTGATGAATACGCCATCAAAGCTTTTAAGTTCGCAGCTATTGATTACGTATTAAAACCTTATTCAAATGACGATTTAAGCAACGCTATTGAAAAAGCTAAAAGTCAAATACAACCCGACAAAGAACAGCTATCTGTTTTACAACAATCAATTTCTCAACCGAACACCCGTCCTAAAAAAATATCTTTACATACTTCTGATAAAATAGTAGTTGTAGAACTAGATCTTATTGTAAGATGCAAGGCTGATAATAACTATACAGAGTTTTATATGAGCAACGGACAAAAGATTTTAGTAGGTAAAACACTTAAATACTTTGCTGATATGCTTAAAGACTATCAATTTTTACGTGTGCACCAAAGTCACTTAGTGAATCTTCACTATGTAAAAGAATACATAAAGTCTGATGGAGGTTACTTACTGTTAAACAACAAAGTAACTGTTCCGGTATCTGTTCGTAAACGAAACGAAGTAACTGAAGCCCTTAAATTATTGTAA
- a CDS encoding DUF2271 domain-containing protein: MAFTTSEKTTYKCMIQMTNYEGEGAYIVISLLNPEGAYEQTLYVQGDDEEWYHDIDEWWKFQGKVRSDIDAITGATISGGNRAISLIEIPNDKIDKGYKIRFETAVEDQEYYADDVQFELTSESVKSKVKGKGFIRYIRLIPQ, encoded by the coding sequence ATGGCTTTTACTACATCTGAAAAAACAACATATAAATGTATGATTCAGATGACAAATTATGAAGGTGAGGGTGCATATATTGTAATTTCTCTTTTAAATCCTGAAGGAGCATATGAACAAACATTGTACGTTCAAGGTGATGATGAAGAATGGTATCATGATATTGATGAATGGTGGAAGTTTCAAGGAAAAGTTCGCTCTGATATTGATGCTATAACTGGGGCAACTATTAGTGGAGGAAATAGAGCTATTAGTCTTATTGAAATTCCAAATGATAAAATTGATAAAGGATATAAAATTCGATTTGAAACTGCGGTAGAAGACCAAGAGTACTATGCAGATGATGTTCAATTCGAGTTAACTTCAGAAAGTGTAAAGAGTAAAGTTAAAGGTAAAGGATTTATCCGTTATATTCGCTTAATACCACAATAA